A genomic region of Cannabis sativa cultivar Pink pepper isolate KNU-18-1 chromosome 1, ASM2916894v1, whole genome shotgun sequence contains the following coding sequences:
- the LOC115707880 gene encoding pyrophosphate-energized vacuolar membrane proton pump translates to MGSTVLSELGTEIVIPICAVIGIVFSLAQWFLVSRVKVTPERNPSSSGPNSNKNGYNDYLIEEEEGLNDHNVVLKCAEIQNAISEGSTSFLFTMYQYVGVFMVAFAILIFVFLGSVEGFSTKSKACTYDKEKTCKPALATALFSTVSFVLGAVTSVLSGFLGMKIATYANARTTLEARKGVGKAFIVAFRSGAVMGFLLAANGLLVLYITINLFRLYYGDDWEGLFEAITGYGLGGSSMALFGRVGGGIYTKAADVGADLVGKVERNIPEDDPRNPAVIADNVGDNVGDIAGMGSDLFGSYAEASCAALVVASISSFGITHDFTAMSYPLLISSTGILVCLITTLFATDFFEIKAVNEIEPALKKQLIISTVLMTVAIAIVSWIALPTSFTIFNFGTQKVVKNWQLFLCVGVGLWAGLIIGFVTEYYTSNAYSPVQDVADSCRTGAATNVIFGLALGYKSVIIPIFAIAVSIFVSFSFAAMYGIAVAALGMLSTIATGLAIDAYGPISDNAGGIAEMAGMSHRIRERTDALDAAGNTTAAIGKGFAIGSAALVSLALFGAFVSRAGVSTVDVLTPKVFIGLLVGAMLPYWFSAMTMKSVGSAALKMVEEVRRQFNTIPGLMEGTAKPDYATCVKISTDASIKEMIPPGCLVMLTPLIVGTLFGVETLSGVLAGSLVSGVQIAISASNTGGAWDNAKKYIEAGASEHARSLGPKGSDPHKAAVIGDTIGDPLKDTSGPSLNILIKLMAVESLVFAPFFATHGGLLFKIF, encoded by the exons ATGGGGAGTACGGTTCTTTCTGAACTTGGGACGGAGATCGTGATCCCGATTTGCGCTGTCATTGGGATCGTATTCTCGCTCGCGCAGTGGTTCCTTGTTTCTCGCGTGAAGGTTACGCCGGAGCGCAACCCGTCGTCATCGGGTCCTAACAGTAACAAGAATGGCTACAATGATTACCtcattgaagaggaagaaggtCTCAACGACCACAACGTTGTCCTTAAGTGTGCCGAAATACAGAATGCCATTTCTGAAG GTTCCACTTCATTTCTATTTACCATGTATCAGTATGTTGGGGTTTTCATGGTTGCTTTTGCAATCTTGATCTTCGTCTTCCTCGGTTCTGTTGAGGGCTTCAGCACTAAGAGTAAGGCTTGCACTTATGATAAGGAAAAGACTTGCAAGCCAGCACTTGCCACTGCACTCTTCAGTACTGTGTCTTTCGTGCTCGGTGCTGTTACCTCAGTCCTCTCTGGTTTCCTTGGGATGAAGATTGCAACTTATGCCAATGCAAGGACAACATTGGAAGCAAGAAAGGGAGTTGGAAAAGCCTTTATTGTTGCATTTAGGTCTGGTGCAGTGATGGGTTTTCTTCTTGCTGCCAATGGTCTTTTGGTGCTTTACATTACAATCAATCTATTTAGATTGTACTATGGTGATGATTGGGAAGGTCTTTTTGAGGCTATTACTGGTTATGGTCTTGGTGGTTCTTCCATGGCTTTGTTTGGTAGAGTTGGTGGTGGTATCTACACCAAGGCTGCTGATGTTGGTGCTGATTTAGTGGGGAAGGTTGAGAGGAACATTCCTGAGGATGACCCAAGAAACCCAGCT GTGATTGCTGACAATGTTGGTGATAATGTTGGAGATATTGCTGGAATGGGGTCTGATCTTTTCGGTTCATATGCTGAAGCATCTTGTGCTGCTCTTGTTGTTGCTTCCATCTCATCTTTCGGTATCACCCACGATTTCACTGCAATGTCTTACCCTCTCCTAATCAGTTCTACAGGAATTCTTGTTTGCTTGATCACAACCCTCTTTGCGACTGATTTCTTTGAGATCAAGGCTGTCAATGAAATTGAACCAgctttgaagaagcagcttatCATCTCCACTGTACTTATGACTGTTGCAATTGCAATTGTTAGCTGGATTGCCCTTCCGACATCCTTCACAATTTTCAATTTTGGAACCCAGAAAGTAGTAAAGAACTG GCAATTATTTTTGTGTGTGGGTGTTGGTTTGTGGGCTGGACTTATCATTGGATTTGTGACCGAGTACTATACTAGCAATGCATACAG CCCAGTGCAAGATGTGGCTGATTCCTGCAGGACTGGTGCCGCTACCAATGTTATTTTCGGACTTGCTTTGGGTTACAAATCTGTCATCATTCCAATTTTCGCCATTGCAGTCAGCATTTTTGTTAGTTTTAGCTTTGCTGCTATGTATGGTATTGCTGTGGCTGCCCTTGGGATGCTTAGCACCATTGCTACTGGTTTAGCTATTGATGCTTATGGTCCCATCAGTGACAATGCTGGAGGTATTGCTGAAATGGCTGGTATGAGCCACCGTATCCGTGAACGAACAGATGCTCTCGATGCTGCTGGAAACACCACTGCTGCAATCGGAAAG GGGTTTGCCATTGGATCTGCTGCTCTTGTGTCTCTAGCCTTGTTCGGTGCATTCGTGAGTCGTGCAGGTGTTTCGACTGTTGATGTCTTGACACCAAAGGTCTTTATTGGTCTGCTTGTGGGTGCTATGCTTCCTTACTGGTTCTCAGCTATGACAATGAAGAGTGTGGGTAGTGCAGCTCTTAAGATGGTTGAGGAGGTCCGCAGACAGTTCAACACCATCCCCGGTCTCATGGAGGGTACCGCTAAGCCAGATTACGCTACATGTGTCAAGATCTCTACCGATGCCTCCATCAAGGAGATGATTCCACCTGGTTGCCTTGTCATGCTTACACCTCTCATTGTCGGAACACTCTTCGGTGTTGAGACCCTCTCCGGTGTCCTAGCTGGTTCCCTTGTGTCCGGTGTCCAG ATCGCAATATCTGCTTCAAACACTGGTGGTGCATGGGACAATGCCAAGAAGTACATTGAG gCCGGTGCTTCGGAACACGCAAGAAGTCTTGGCCCCAAGGGTTCAGACCCACACAAGGCAGCTGTTATTGGTGACACCATTGGTGACCCACTCAAGGATACCTCTGGCCCATCACTTAACATCCTCATCAAGCTTATGGCAGTCGAGTCGCTTGTTTTCGCACCCTTCTTTGCCACCCACGGTGGACTTCTTTTCAAGATCTTCTAA
- the LOC115707881 gene encoding arogenate dehydrogenase 2, chloroplastic, translated as MISLSSTAIQTKSPLTNLHSFSKTTPFLPPLIKTHKPKTPNSTTTTTTTTLRAQAMESSQPYEPSTQTNQPFFNHNPTSLKIAVIGFGNFGQFLAKAFVRQGHTVLAHSRSDYSATAQKLGVSFFSDPDDLCEQHPEVVVLCTSILSTEKVIKTIPFQRLRRNTLVVDVLSVKEFPRDLLLSYLPPEFDILCTHPMFGPQSGKFSWVGLPFVFDRVRIGSGDYRTDRCDEFLGIFAREGCRMVEMSCAEHDKFAAGSQFVTHTMGRVLERFRLESSPINTKGYETLLNLVHNTAGDSFDLYYGLFMYNKNAMEQLERLDMAFEGLKKELFGNLHEVCRKQLFGHTEGITESITQSENKIPKFLPPSPSKSNNSIDQLSQVSKVSKVHSNGVSNSSAKNGSLKLSTETIR; from the coding sequence ATGATTTCCTTAAGCTCAACCGCCATCCAAACCAAGTCTCCTCTTACAAATCTCCACTCTTTTTCCAAAACGACACCGTTTCTTCCTCCTCTGATCAAAACCCACAAACCCAAGACCCCTAactccaccaccaccaccaccaccaccactctCCGAGCTCAGGCCATGGAGTCTTCTCAGCCATACGAGCCATCCACCCAAACCAACCAACCCTTTTTCAATCACAACCCAACTTCCCTCAAAATCGCCGTAATTGGGTTCGGAAACTTCGGTCAGTTTCTAGCTAAAGCTTTCGTCAGACAAGGCCACACCGTCTTAGCTCATTCTCGCTCCGATTACTCAGCCACCGCTCAAAAGCTCGGAGTCTCCTTCTTCAGTGACCCAGATGATCTCTGCGAACAACACCCTGAAGTAGTCGTACTCTGTACTTCGATTTTATCAACTGAAAAAGTAATCAAAACGATACCGTTTCAGAGGCTCCGCCGCAACACACTCGTCGTCGATGTTCTCTCCGTTAAGGAATTCCCAAGAGATCTTCTCCTCAGTTACTTACCACCCGAATTCGATATCCTCTGTACTCACCCAATGTTCGGACCCCAAAGCGGTAAATTCTCCTGGGTCGGGTTACCCTTTGTCTTCGATCGGGTTCGAATCGGGTCGGGTGACTACCGTACCGATCGGTGCGATGAATTTTTGGGGATTTTCGCCAGAGAAGGGTGTCGTATGGTGGAGATGTCTTGCGCCGAACACGATAAATTCGCTGCCGGATCTCAATTCGTAACCCACACCATGGGTCGGGTTCTGGAACGGTTCAGATTGGAATCTTCGCCGATTAACACCAAGGGTTACGAGACTCTGTTGAATCTTGTTCATAACACGGCTGGTGATAGCTTTGATTTGTACTATGGTTTGTTTATGTATAACAAGAACGCTATGGAGCAATTAGAGAGGTTGGATATGGCGTTCGAGGGTTTGAAGAAGGAGCTATTTGGGAATCTTCATGAAGTTTGTAGAAAACAATTGTTTGGTCATACAGAGGGTATAACTGAAAGTATCACCCAATCAGAGAATAAGATTCCCAAGTTTCTTCCTCCGAGTCCTAGTAAGAGCAATAACAGCATTGATCAATTGAGTCAAGTGAGTAAGGTGAGTAAAGTCCATAGCAATGGAGTTTCAAATAGCTCTGCTAAAAATGGGTCTCTGAAACTTTCTACTGAGACTATCAGatga
- the LOC115707884 gene encoding uncharacterized protein LOC115707884: MAMAMAMAMAWRQILFINKNTISTPYSTPPFARFFSKSIPYEVKVGIPEFLNGIGKGVETHVAKLESEIGDFHKLLVTRTLKLKKLGVPCKHRKLILKYTHKYQLGLWRPRAQPVKP, encoded by the exons ATGGCGATGGCGATGGCGATGGCGATGGCGTGGAGGCAAATACTGTTCATCAACAAAAATACAATCTCTACACCTTACTCCACCCCTCCTTTCGCTAGATTTTTCTCCAAGTCGATTCCTTATGAGG TGAAAGTTGGAATACCAGAATTTTTGAATGGAATAGGCAAAGGAGTTGAAACCCATGTGGCCAAGCTTGAATCTGAGATTGGTGACTTCCATAAACTCCTTGTTACTCGCACTCTTAAGCTCAAGAAGCTTGGAGTCCCTTGCAAACAC AGGAAGCTGATACTGAAATATACTCACAAGTATCAACTGGGACTATGGAGGCCTCGAGCACAGCCTGTGAAGCCATAA
- the LOC115707883 gene encoding uncharacterized protein LOC115707883, with amino-acid sequence MGNSSSMLTQYDIEEVQEHCDYLFSQQEIVSLYQRFCQLDRNSKGFISADEFLSVPEFAMNPLSQRLLKMVDGLNFKDFVAFLSAFSTKASFHQKAEIIFKVYDSDGNGKVSFNDILEVLKDLSGSFMSDEQRERVLTQVLQECGYTRESYLMLDDFIKVLGSTGLKMEVEVPID; translated from the exons ATGGGGAATTCATCATCTATGCTAACTCAATATGACATTGAAGAAGTTCAAGAACACTGCGATTATCTAT TTTCTCAGCAAGAAATAGTGTCCTTATACCAAAGATTTTGTCAACTCGATCGAAATTCCAAAGGTTTCATTTCTGCTGATGAGTTTTTATCAGTTCCTGAGTTTGCAATGAATCCACTTTCTCAG AGACTTCTAAAAATGGTGGATGGATTAAACTTCAAAGATTTTGTGGCTTTCTTATCTGCATTCAGTACTAAAGCTAGTTTTCATCAGAAAGCTGAAA TTATTTTCAAGGTATATGATTCTGATGGAAATGGAAAAGTCTCTTTCAATGACATCTTAGAAGTATTAAAAGATCTGTCTGGTTCTTTCATGTCAGATGAGCAAAGAGag AGAGTGTTGACCCAAGTTTTGCAAGAGTGTGGTTACACCAGGGAATCTTATCTGATGTTGGATGATTTTATTAAG GTTCTTGGCAGTACTGGCCTAAAAATGGAGGTTGAAGTGCCCATTGATTAA
- the LOC115707882 gene encoding NADH dehydrogenase [ubiquinone] flavoprotein 2, mitochondrial, translating into MLARLAANRLHEIRQIFRQPSRSFSTALNYHIDSPDNKPDLPWEFSAANKEKAKEIISHYPSNYKQSAVIPLLDLAQQQHGGWLPVSAMDAVAKVIEVAPIRVYEVATFYSMFNRAKVGKYHLLVCGTTPCMIRGSRDIEDALLKHLGVKRNEVTKDGLFSVGEMECMGCCVNAPMITVADYSNGSEGYTYNYFEDVTPKKVVEIVEKLRKGEKPPHGTQNPGRTKCGPEGGNTTLLSEPKPPPCRDLDAC; encoded by the exons ATGCTGGCTCGGCTCGCTGCCAATCGCCTCCATGAGATCCGTCAGATTTTCCGTCAG CCATCGCGATCCTTCTCTACTGCCCTAAATTAT CATATTGACTCCCCAGACAACAAACCTGACCTACCATGGGAGTTCAGTGCTGCAAACAAAGAGAAG GCTAAGGAGATAATCTCACACTATCCGTCCAACTACAAGCAATCCGCTGTTATTCCCTTGCTAGATCTTGCACAGCAACAGCATGGAGGATGGTTACCCGTTTCAGCAATGGATGCA GTAGCTAAGGTTATAGAAGTTGCTCCTATCCGTGTATATGAAGTTGCTACATTTTATTCTATGTTTAATCGTGCAAAG GTGGGTAAGTACCATCTTTTGGTCTGTGGCACAACACCATGCATGATCCGTGGTTCACGAGATATTGAAGATGCCTTACTGAAGCATTTAGGAGTGAAGCGGAATG AAGTAACTAAGGATGGATTATTTTCTGTTGGAGAAATGGAATGCATG GGTTGCTGTGTAAATGCTCCCATGATCACTGTGGCAGACTACTCCAATGGATCTGAAGGATATACTTATAACTATTTT GAAGATGTTACTCCAAAGAAAGTTGTAGAGATAGTTGAAAAGTTGAGAAAGGGCGAGAAGCCACCG CATGGCACTCAAAATCCAGGACGAACTAAATGTGGACCAGAAGGAGGAAACACAACTTTGTTAAGTGAGCCCAAACCTCCTCCATGCCGAGACCTCGATGCCTGTTAA